One genomic region from Stackebrandtia nassauensis DSM 44728 encodes:
- a CDS encoding cytochrome P450: MSLARPEILVDPYPHYAKLRENTPVFFYEPLNSWMFTKYADCVAVLKDSARFAADWRRVGEQVPPRAINMLTLDPPEHTGVRRLFLETLRAQDNAKIEAQIAARTTELLDSLQDRESFDFLTEFAEPLALNTTADYLGVEPPEAEWTSRVGRIVAAGMDAGLWPERGAQLRDAHEELADLVDGWMADLPKTGILGELRARLDGTDVAPDVLANTVRGLLFSGFSSGGKLLASAAVTVFHERAAALPDFVAADPVRATDELVRYAGPIQAVARACITDTTIGDTQVKAEQAVTLLLGAANRDPDRFADPESVHLDRHPNPHLGFGRGPKSCLGSPFTAILLRVVMRMLSQRFPEAHATGEPSYLPNLTLRSLDRFPVSLRAESQAGVP; encoded by the coding sequence ATGTCCTTGGCGAGACCGGAAATCCTGGTCGACCCCTATCCCCACTACGCGAAACTGCGCGAGAACACCCCGGTTTTCTTCTACGAGCCACTCAACTCGTGGATGTTCACAAAGTACGCCGACTGTGTCGCGGTCCTGAAGGACAGCGCCCGGTTCGCCGCCGACTGGCGCCGGGTCGGGGAGCAGGTGCCGCCCCGCGCGATCAACATGCTCACTTTGGACCCTCCCGAGCACACCGGGGTGCGCCGACTGTTCCTGGAGACCCTGCGCGCCCAGGACAATGCGAAGATCGAGGCGCAGATCGCCGCACGCACCACCGAGCTGCTGGACTCGCTGCAGGATCGCGAGTCCTTCGACTTCCTCACCGAGTTCGCCGAGCCGTTGGCGCTCAACACCACCGCTGACTATCTGGGGGTGGAGCCGCCGGAGGCGGAGTGGACCTCCCGGGTGGGCCGGATCGTGGCGGCGGGCATGGACGCGGGCCTGTGGCCCGAGCGCGGCGCGCAACTGCGGGACGCCCATGAGGAACTGGCTGACCTTGTGGACGGCTGGATGGCCGACCTGCCGAAGACCGGCATCCTCGGCGAGTTGCGCGCCCGTCTCGACGGCACCGACGTGGCGCCCGATGTCCTGGCCAACACCGTGCGCGGGTTGCTGTTCTCGGGCTTCAGTTCGGGCGGGAAGCTGCTGGCTTCGGCCGCGGTGACCGTGTTCCACGAGCGCGCCGCCGCGCTGCCGGACTTCGTCGCGGCCGATCCGGTGCGCGCCACCGACGAACTGGTGCGCTACGCGGGTCCGATTCAGGCGGTGGCCCGGGCGTGCATCACCGACACGACGATCGGTGACACGCAGGTGAAGGCCGAGCAGGCGGTGACGCTGTTGCTGGGCGCCGCCAACCGGGACCCGGATCGGTTCGCCGACCCGGAGTCGGTGCACCTGGATCGGCATCCCAACCCGCACCTGGGTTTCGGACGGGGTCCGAAGTCGTGTCTGGGTTCGCCGTTCACCGCGATCCTGTTGCGGGTCGTCATGCGGATGCTGTCGCAGCGTTTCCCCGAGGCGCACGCGACGGGTGAACCGTCCTATCTGCCCAATCTCACCTTGCGCAGTCTGGACCGGTTCCCGG